Proteins co-encoded in one Geitlerinema sp. PCC 9228 genomic window:
- a CDS encoding diflavin flavoprotein, producing the protein MVATQQKAPSRLTMQTQEIAENTTAFRCLDWDRDRFDIEFGLQNGTTYNSFLIRGKSTALVDTSHQKFRDLYQKTLAGVIDPQELDYLIVSHTEPDHSGLVADLLEIAPEVTVVGAKVAIQFLENFVHRPFQKQVVKNGDRLDLGNGHVLEFVNAPNLHWPDTIFSYDRKTQILYTCDAFGMHYCSDRLYDENLAEIEADFRFYYDCLMGPNARSVLSAMKRMDKLGDIATVATGHGPLLRYHIGELTGRYRQWSQSKSKAQTSVAIFYTSDYGYGDRIVQALANGIGKTEVAVETVDLRHVDPQEVRELVGQASGIVIGVPPASGNGAENASAAINTIFATVNEKQLFGLFEPGGDRDVSVYPLRSKLEELGLTEGFPRIVLSQLPDEATYKLCEEAGTDLGQKLNGDRTIQSRKAIDSNLNKALGRISGGLYIITATKESVSSAMVASWVAQASFEPLGISIAVAKDRAIESLMQVGDRFVLNVLEEDNHQHLMRHFLKRFSPGADRFAGIKTTQAENGSPILADALAYLECEVVSRMECSDHWITYSQVTAGRVSNPDGMPAIHHRKVGSYY; encoded by the coding sequence ATGGTAGCAACCCAGCAAAAAGCACCGTCGCGCCTGACGATGCAAACCCAAGAAATTGCCGAGAACACTACGGCTTTCCGGTGTTTGGATTGGGACCGCGATCGCTTCGACATTGAATTTGGTTTGCAAAATGGTACCACATATAATTCCTTTTTAATTCGCGGCAAAAGCACCGCCTTGGTAGATACCTCCCATCAAAAATTTCGCGATCTGTACCAAAAAACTTTAGCTGGGGTTATCGACCCCCAGGAACTCGACTATTTAATTGTTAGCCATACCGAACCCGACCACAGCGGTTTGGTGGCGGATTTATTAGAAATTGCCCCTGAAGTCACCGTAGTTGGCGCTAAGGTAGCCATTCAATTTTTAGAAAACTTCGTACACCGTCCGTTTCAAAAACAAGTTGTTAAAAATGGCGATCGCTTGGATTTAGGCAACGGTCACGTCTTAGAATTTGTGAATGCCCCCAATTTACACTGGCCGGATACCATTTTCTCCTACGACCGCAAAACCCAAATTCTCTATACTTGCGATGCCTTCGGCATGCACTACTGTTCCGATCGCTTGTACGATGAGAATTTAGCCGAAATCGAAGCCGATTTTCGCTTTTACTACGATTGTCTCATGGGTCCGAATGCCCGTTCCGTCCTTTCGGCAATGAAACGCATGGATAAGTTGGGTGATATTGCCACCGTTGCTACCGGTCACGGTCCTTTGTTGCGTTATCACATCGGCGAACTCACGGGTCGCTATCGCCAGTGGAGTCAGTCAAAAAGCAAAGCCCAAACCTCGGTGGCAATTTTTTATACCTCCGATTATGGATATGGCGATCGCATCGTGCAAGCTTTGGCAAACGGCATCGGCAAAACCGAGGTAGCGGTGGAAACAGTGGATTTACGCCACGTCGATCCCCAAGAAGTCCGCGAACTGGTGGGTCAAGCCAGCGGCATTGTAATTGGCGTACCGCCGGCGTCTGGCAACGGTGCGGAAAACGCCAGCGCCGCCATCAATACCATTTTTGCGACGGTGAACGAAAAACAACTGTTTGGCTTGTTTGAACCCGGTGGCGATCGCGATGTTTCCGTGTATCCCCTGCGAAGCAAGCTGGAAGAGTTAGGCTTAACGGAAGGATTTCCGCGCATTGTCCTCTCCCAACTCCCCGACGAAGCGACTTACAAGCTATGCGAAGAAGCCGGTACGGACTTGGGGCAGAAGTTAAATGGCGATCGCACCATTCAATCCCGCAAAGCGATCGACAGCAATTTGAATAAAGCCCTGGGACGTATCAGTGGTGGTTTGTATATTATTACTGCCACCAAAGAAAGCGTTTCTAGCGCCATGGTAGCCTCCTGGGTTGCCCAAGCAAGTTTTGAACCTTTGGGAATTAGCATTGCCGTTGCCAAAGACCGTGCCATCGAATCTCTGATGCAAGTCGGCGATCGCTTCGTACTCAACGTTCTGGAAGAAGACAACCACCAGCACCTCATGCGGCACTTCCTCAAACGCTTCTCCCCTGGTGCCGACCGTTTTGCCGGCATCAAAACCACCCAAGCAGAAAATGGTTCTCCCATTCTTGCAGATGCTCTTGCCTATTTAGAATGTGAGGTAGTTAGTCGTATGGAATGTTCCGACCACTGGATTACCTATAGCCAAGTGACCGCCGGTCGGGTTTCCAATCCTGATGGCATGCCAGCCATTCACCATCGCAAGGTGGGTAGCTATTATTAA